The window CCACCGAGCTCTCGCGCGTCGAGACCGGCCGAACCCTCTACATCCTGGACGAGCCCACGACGGGGCTTCACTTCGAGGACGTGCGCTTCCTCCTCGAGGTGCTCGACCGGCTCACGGAGCGCGGGAACACGGTGATCGTGATCGAGCACAACCTCGACGTGATCAAGCGCGCCGACTGGCTCCTCGACCTGGGTCCCGAAGGGGGAGACGCGGGCGGAAGAATCGTCGCCGAGGGCACGCCCGAGCAGGTCGCGGCCACGGAGGGCTCTCACACGGGGGAGGCGCTCCGGGACGCCCTCCACCAGGCTCCGTCTCGCCGCCGCCGCGCCGAGGCGGCGGTTTGATTCCGGCCCGGGGTATGCTAAGGTAGCGCGTCTCGACCGGGCCGCAACTCACTCGAAGATACGAGGATGCTCGAAACCGCCTCCGCGCTGAAGCGCACCCCGTTCCATCCCCGCCACATTGCCTCGGGGGGCAAGATGGTGCCCTTTGCCGGGCACGAGATGCCCATCCAGTACGAGGGCATCGTGGCCGAGCACCGCACGGTGCGGACCGGGGTCGGGGTCTTCGACGTGTCGCACATGGGTGAGATCCGGCTCACGGGACCCGGCGCGGCCGCGGCGGCGAACCACCTCGTCACGGGCGAGGTCGACGCGATCCCGGACGGCAAGGTCGTCTACACCCCGATGTGCCTCGAGAGCGGCGGCATCGTGGACGACCTCCTCGTCTACGCGCTGGGCCAGGACCGGCTCCTCGTCGTGAACGCCGCGAACTTCGACAAGGACCTCGCGTACGTTCGCGCGAACGTTCCGGCCGGCGTCACGGTCGTCGACGAGAACGCGAGCACCGCGCAGCTCGCCATCCAGGGACCCAAGGCCGAGGAGGTCGTCGCGAAGCTCTACGGCGATCGCGCCCGCGCCCTCGCCTTCTACGAGGGCTACGAGACGGGCTCCGGAGAGGACTGGACGCTGGTCTCCCGCACCGGCTACACCGGCGAGGACGGGTTCGAGATCTACGTCCGCGCCTCGAAGGCGCTCGCCCTCTGGGACCGCGTGTTCGAGGCGGGCGCCCCCCACGGCATCAAGCCCATCGGCCTCGGCGCGCGCGACACGCTGCGCCTCGAGATGGGGTACTGCCTCTACGGGAACGACATCGACGAGACCACGAACCCGCTCGAAGCGGGCCTCGGCTGGACGGTCCGGCTCGACAAGAAGGAGTTCCTCGGCCACGACGCCATCCGGCGCGTGAAGGAGGCCGGCGTGACGCGCCGGCTCCAGGGGCTCCTCCTCGAGGAGAACCGGATCGCGCGCCCCGGCGCCGACGTCGCGTGGAACGGCGCCGCCGCGGGCCGCGTCACGAGCGGCTCCATGGGAATCACGCTCGGGAAGCCCGTCGCCATGGCGTATCTCGCGCCCGAGGCGTCGAAGCCCGGCACGCGCGTCGAGGTCGTGACCCGAGGGCAGGCAAGCCCCGCCGTCGTCGCCTCGAGACCGATGCACCGTGAAGGGTCCGTGAAATCGCCCAAACCGAGGAGATCGGAATGAACGTTCCGCGGGAGCTCCGGTACACGAAGGAGCACGAGTGGATTCGTGTCGAGGGAGGCGAGGCGGTGGTCGGCGTGACCGACTACGCGCAGGGAGAGCTGGGCGACGTGATCTTCGTCGAGCTCCCGGCTCCCGGGAAGAGCGTCGCGCAGATGAAGACCTTCGGCACGATCGACGCCGTGAAGACCGTGAGCGATCTCTTCGCTCCGGTGAGCGGCGAGGTCACGGCCGTGAACGACTCCCTCAAGGACAATCCCGCGCTCGTGAACAAGGAGCCGTACGCCGGCGGCTGGATGGTCCGGATCCGGATGAGCGATCCCAAGGAGCTGGACGGGCTCCTCACGGCGGATGACTACGAGAAGCACCTGGGGGCGCACGCGTGAGCTTTGTCGGACGTTCCGAAGCCGAGCGGCGCGCGATGCTCCAGACGATCGGCGTCGCGCGCGAGGAAGCGCTCTGGGAACAGATCCCGGAGGAGTTCCGGATCCAGGGGCCGCTCCCGCTCGATCCGCCGCTCGCCGAGTACGAGATCACGCGCAAGTTCCGCGAGTGGTCGTACCTGAACGCCGAGGGGACGCGCTACGCGTACTTCCTGGGCGGCGGCATCTACGACCACTTCATCCCGGCCGCGCTCCGCGCGATCGTCTCGCGCTCGGAGTACGCGACCGCGTACACGCCGTACCAGCCCGAGGTCGCGCAGGGCACGCTCCAGGTCATCTTCGAGTACCAGTCCATGATCTGCGAGCTGACCGGCATGGAGGTGGCGAACGCGTCCATGTACGACGGAGCGACCGCGGCCGCCGAGGCGGCGCACTTCGCCGCGGGAGCCACGGGACGGAAGCTCGTGCTCGTGTCCGCGGGAGTCCACCCGCACACGAAGCAGGTGCTTCGCACGTACGCCTCCGCGGGCGGATTCGACGTCGAGGAGATCGCGCTCTCGGGAGGCCGCACCCCCGCGTCCGCGCTCCAGCGCCCCGCGGGCTCCGAGCCCGCCGCCGTGATCTGGGCGCAGCCCAACTTCGAGGGGATCGTCGAGGACGGCGACGTGATCACGAAGGCCGCGCACGCGATGAAGAGCTACTCGATCGCCGTGGCCGATCCCGTCGCGCTCGCGGTGCTCACTCCTCCCGGTCACGACGGCGCCGACATCGTGGTCGGGGAAGGGCAGCCGCTCGGCGTGCCGATGAGCTACGGAGGGCCGCTGGTCGGGTTCTTCGCGATCCGGAAGGCGGACGTGCGCCGGCTCCCGGGACGGCTCGCCGGGGTGACCGTGGACCTGGAGGGGAAGCGCGGCTACGTGCTCACGCTCCAGACCCGCGAGCAGCACATCCGCCGCGAGCGCGCGACCTCGAACATCTGCACG of the Candidatus Eisenbacteria bacterium genome contains:
- the gcvT gene encoding glycine cleavage system aminomethyltransferase GcvT, translated to MLETASALKRTPFHPRHIASGGKMVPFAGHEMPIQYEGIVAEHRTVRTGVGVFDVSHMGEIRLTGPGAAAAANHLVTGEVDAIPDGKVVYTPMCLESGGIVDDLLVYALGQDRLLVVNAANFDKDLAYVRANVPAGVTVVDENASTAQLAIQGPKAEEVVAKLYGDRARALAFYEGYETGSGEDWTLVSRTGYTGEDGFEIYVRASKALALWDRVFEAGAPHGIKPIGLGARDTLRLEMGYCLYGNDIDETTNPLEAGLGWTVRLDKKEFLGHDAIRRVKEAGVTRRLQGLLLEENRIARPGADVAWNGAAAGRVTSGSMGITLGKPVAMAYLAPEASKPGTRVEVVTRGQASPAVVASRPMHREGSVKSPKPRRSE
- the gcvH gene encoding glycine cleavage system protein GcvH codes for the protein MNVPRELRYTKEHEWIRVEGGEAVVGVTDYAQGELGDVIFVELPAPGKSVAQMKTFGTIDAVKTVSDLFAPVSGEVTAVNDSLKDNPALVNKEPYAGGWMVRIRMSDPKELDGLLTADDYEKHLGAHA
- the gcvPA gene encoding aminomethyl-transferring glycine dehydrogenase subunit GcvPA; this encodes MSFVGRSEAERRAMLQTIGVAREEALWEQIPEEFRIQGPLPLDPPLAEYEITRKFREWSYLNAEGTRYAYFLGGGIYDHFIPAALRAIVSRSEYATAYTPYQPEVAQGTLQVIFEYQSMICELTGMEVANASMYDGATAAAEAAHFAAGATGRKLVLVSAGVHPHTKQVLRTYASAGGFDVEEIALSGGRTPASALQRPAGSEPAAVIWAQPNFEGIVEDGDVITKAAHAMKSYSIAVADPVALAVLTPPGHDGADIVVGEGQPLGVPMSYGGPLVGFFAIRKADVRRLPGRLAGVTVDLEGKRGYVLTLQTREQHIRRERATSNICTNQGLMALANTVHLALLGAQGMRDVAVSCLERAHHLAERIAEVPGVTLAHGQAPYFREFVVRLPAAADDFIRAALEKRIVAGIPMRRFDRSRPNDLLVAVTEKRTKEEMDRYVDALREWTRSRAAKPAAEEAACRS